The Accipiter gentilis chromosome 7, bAccGen1.1, whole genome shotgun sequence genome includes a region encoding these proteins:
- the BCAR1 gene encoding breast cancer anti-estrogen resistance protein 1 isoform X2, with translation MTPHRPAGPGSPPRRGLLLQNVLAKALYDNVAESPDELSFRKGDIMTVLERNTQGLDGWWLCSLHGRQGIVPGNRLKILVGMYDKKQQQQQAPGPAQGQAPPQPPVPQPALPYHHQGGYTPLSPASQYTPMHPAYAPQGDNVYLMPVPSKGQQGLYPGSVPAGQFPPAPAKQPPAYPKQTPPHAFPSPGQEIYQVPPSLGQAAEAYPGGSASPPQDVYQVPPSASQAQDIYQVPPSLDMRSWEGHKPQGKVLVPTRVGQVYVYDSPKGEQDEYDFPRHLLSAGSQEIYDVPPVRGGVPSQFSQEVYDTPPMAVKGPNGQDPGQEIYDVPPSVEKNLHQTVYDVPPSVSKDVPDGPAREETYDVPPAFAKQKAFDPSRHPLILAQQEPYLPEDVYDVPPAAGKGVSEPPLTHEIYDVPPSLKKLGGSAFPSQEVYDVPRDLHAPGKGSLDTEGEYIYDVPPQVDREAKGADAKRLSASSTGSTRSNISTSSLDVVPVKEPAKGASKEFSLDLDAAMETLAKLQHGVGGAVSYLMSFIGANWRSPEHMEANAASIRGAAEGVRTALRDLLEFARGAVGNAAQASDRSLYAKLSKQLQKMEEVYQALARHGQALDACHWAPSALASGKPGTDDLEHFVMHSRGVPDDTKQLASFLHGNASLLFKRTKPVAESGGHGPPHPSDKASSIQSRPLPSPPKLLAQESPDGPYENSESGWMEDYDYVHLQGKEEFEKTQKELLEKGNIIRQSKDQLEHQQLKQFERLEQEVTRPIDNDLSNWSPPQHYSPARGGGALCPADRQLLLFYLEQCEANLTTLTNAVDAFFTAVSTNQPPKIFVAHSKFVILSAHKLVFIGDTLSRQAKAQDVQHKVMHYSNLLCEMLKEIVVTTKAAALHYPSPAASKDMVERVKDLANSTQQFRMVLGQLAAM, from the exons ATGACTCCCCACCGGCCGGCGGGGCCCGGCTCACCGCCCCGGCGCGGGCTTCTCTTGCAGAACGTGCTGGCCAAGGCGCTCTACGACAACGTGGCCGAGTCCCCGGACGAGCTCTCCTTCCGCAAGGGCGACATCATGACGGTGCTGGAGCGCAACACGCAGGGGCTGGACGGCTGGTGGCTCTGCTCGCTCCACGGCCGTCAGGGCATCGTCCCCGGGAACCGCCTCAAGATCCTGGTAGGGATGTAcgacaagaagcagcagcagcagcaagcgcCTGGCCCGGCACAGGGGCAGGCACCGCCGCAGCCGCCGGTGCCCCAGCCGGCTCTGCCTTACCACCACCAAGGGGGCTACACCCCGCTATCGCCTGCCTCGCAGTACACCCCCATGCACCCTGCTTATGCCCCTCAAGGGGACAACGTCTACCTGATGCCGGTCCCCAGCAAGGGACAGCAGGGTCTCTACCCTGGCTCTGTGCCCGCTGGACAGTTTCCGCCTGCCCCGGCTAAGCAGCCGCCCGCCTACCCGAAGCAGACACCTCCCCacgccttccccagccctggccaggagATCTACCAGGTGCCCCCCTCCCTGGGCCAAGCAGCAGAGGCGTACCCCGGGGGTTCTGCCAGCCCCCCCCAGGATGTCTACCAGGTTCCTCCCTCGGCCAGTCAGGCTCAAGACATCTACCAGGTGCCCCCGTCGTTGGACATGAGGAGCTGGGAAGGTCACAAACCCCAGGGAAAG GTGCTGGTACCCACTCGCGTCGGGCAAGTGTACGTCTACGACTCCCCCAAGGGCGAGCAGGATGAGTACGATTTCCCTCGTCACCTCCTCTCTGCGGGCTCCCAGGAGATATATGATGTGCCGCCTGTCCGAGGGGGGGTCCCAAGCCAGTTCAGCCAGGAG gTCTATGACACTCCCCCCATGGCAGTGAAGGGTCCCAATGGGCAGGACCCAGGGCAGGAGATCTATGACGTGCCCCCCAGTGTGGAGAAGAACCTGCACCAAACT GTGTACGATGTCCCCCCATCGGTGAGCAAGGACGTGCCTGATGGCCCAGCACGGGAGGAGACCTATGATGTGCCCCCTGCCTTTGCCAAGCAGAAAGCCTTTGACCCCTCCCGCCACCCCCTCATCCTGGCCCAGCAGGAGCCCTACTTGCCAGAGGATGTCTATGACGTGCCACCAGCAGCCGGGAAAGGTGTCTCCGAGCCACCACTCACCCATGAGATCTACGACGTGCCCCCCAGCCTCAAGAAGCTGGGGGGGTCAGCATTCCCCTCCCAGGAGGTGTACGACGTGCCCCGAGACCTGCACGCCCCAGGCAAGGGCTCCCTGGACACAGAGGGCGAGTACATCTATGATGTCCCACCACAAGTGGACCGTGAGGCCAAGGGCGCTGATGCCAAACGCCTCTCTGcctccagcacaggcagcacccgCAGCAACATCTCCACATCCTCGCTGGACGTGGTGCCTGTGAAGGAGCCGGCCAAGGGAGCCAGCAAAGAGTTCTCCCTGGACTTGGACGCCGCCATGGAGACACTGGCCAAGCTCCAGCATGGTGTCGGCGGCGCCGTCTCCTACCTCATGTCCTTCATCGGTGCCAACTGGCGCAGCCCTGAGCACATGGAGGCCAATGCCGCCAGCATCCGCGGGGCAGCCGAGGGTGTCCGGACGGCCCTCCGGGACCTGCTGGAGTTTGCCCGGGGGGCAGTGGGCAATGCTGCACAGGCCTCTGACCGTTCCCTCTATGCCAAGCTCAGCAAGCAGCTGCAGAAGATGGAGGAGGTCTACCAGGCCCTGGCACGGCATGGCCAAGCGCTGGATGCTTGCCACTGGGCCCCAAGCGCCCTGGCCAGTGGCAAGCCGGGTACGGATGACTTGGAGCACTTTGTCATGCACTCACGTGGCGTCCCCGATGACACCAAGCAGTTGGCCTCCTTCCTGCACGGCAACGCCTCCCTCCTCTTCAAACGGACAAAGCCGGTGGCGGAGAGCGGTGGCCATGGGCCCCCTCACCCCTCCGACAAGGCTAGCAGCATCCAGTCGcggcccctgccctccccgcccaAGCTGCTGGCCCAGGAGTCGCCCGATGGGCCCTACGAGAACAGCGAGAGTGGCTGGATGGAGGATTACGACTACGTTCATCTCCAG ggCAAGGAGGAGTTTGAGAAGACccagaaggagctgctggagaaagGCAACATCATCCGGCAGAGCAAGGACCAGCTGGAGCACCAGCAG CTGAAGCAGTTCGAGCGGCTGGAGCAGGAGGTGACGCGCCCCATCGACAATGACCTGTCCAACTGGAGCCCCCCCCAGCACTACAGCCCGGCACGGGGTGGCGGGGCCCTGTGTCCTGCCGACCGCCAGCTCCTCCTCTTCTACCTGGAGCAGTGCGAGGCCAACCTCACCACGCTCACCAATGCCGTTGACGCCTTCTTCACCGCTGTCAGCACCAACCAACCCCCCAAGATCTTTGTGGCCCACAGCAAGTTTGTCATCCTCAGTGCCCACAAGCTCGTTTTCATCGGGGACACGCTGTCCCGCCAGGCCAAGGCCCAGGACGTCCAGCACAAGGTGATGCACTACAGCAACCTCCTCTGTGAGATGCTCAAGGAGATTGTGGTGACCACCAAGGCGGCTGCCCTCCACTatccttctcctgctgcctctaAGGACATGGTGGAGCGTGTCAAGGACCTTGCCAACAGCACACAGCAGTTCAGGATGGTGCTGGGCCAGCTGGCAGCCATGTGA
- the BCAR1 gene encoding breast cancer anti-estrogen resistance protein 1 isoform X1: MNYLNVLAKALYDNVAESPDELSFRKGDIMTVLERNTQGLDGWWLCSLHGRQGIVPGNRLKILVGMYDKKQQQQQAPGPAQGQAPPQPPVPQPALPYHHQGGYTPLSPASQYTPMHPAYAPQGDNVYLMPVPSKGQQGLYPGSVPAGQFPPAPAKQPPAYPKQTPPHAFPSPGQEIYQVPPSLGQAAEAYPGGSASPPQDVYQVPPSASQAQDIYQVPPSLDMRSWEGHKPQGKVLVPTRVGQVYVYDSPKGEQDEYDFPRHLLSAGSQEIYDVPPVRGGVPSQFSQEVYDTPPMAVKGPNGQDPGQEIYDVPPSVEKNLHQTVYDVPPSVSKDVPDGPAREETYDVPPAFAKQKAFDPSRHPLILAQQEPYLPEDVYDVPPAAGKGVSEPPLTHEIYDVPPSLKKLGGSAFPSQEVYDVPRDLHAPGKGSLDTEGEYIYDVPPQVDREAKGADAKRLSASSTGSTRSNISTSSLDVVPVKEPAKGASKEFSLDLDAAMETLAKLQHGVGGAVSYLMSFIGANWRSPEHMEANAASIRGAAEGVRTALRDLLEFARGAVGNAAQASDRSLYAKLSKQLQKMEEVYQALARHGQALDACHWAPSALASGKPGTDDLEHFVMHSRGVPDDTKQLASFLHGNASLLFKRTKPVAESGGHGPPHPSDKASSIQSRPLPSPPKLLAQESPDGPYENSESGWMEDYDYVHLQGKEEFEKTQKELLEKGNIIRQSKDQLEHQQLKQFERLEQEVTRPIDNDLSNWSPPQHYSPARGGGALCPADRQLLLFYLEQCEANLTTLTNAVDAFFTAVSTNQPPKIFVAHSKFVILSAHKLVFIGDTLSRQAKAQDVQHKVMHYSNLLCEMLKEIVVTTKAAALHYPSPAASKDMVERVKDLANSTQQFRMVLGQLAAM; this comes from the exons AACGTGCTGGCCAAGGCGCTCTACGACAACGTGGCCGAGTCCCCGGACGAGCTCTCCTTCCGCAAGGGCGACATCATGACGGTGCTGGAGCGCAACACGCAGGGGCTGGACGGCTGGTGGCTCTGCTCGCTCCACGGCCGTCAGGGCATCGTCCCCGGGAACCGCCTCAAGATCCTGGTAGGGATGTAcgacaagaagcagcagcagcagcaagcgcCTGGCCCGGCACAGGGGCAGGCACCGCCGCAGCCGCCGGTGCCCCAGCCGGCTCTGCCTTACCACCACCAAGGGGGCTACACCCCGCTATCGCCTGCCTCGCAGTACACCCCCATGCACCCTGCTTATGCCCCTCAAGGGGACAACGTCTACCTGATGCCGGTCCCCAGCAAGGGACAGCAGGGTCTCTACCCTGGCTCTGTGCCCGCTGGACAGTTTCCGCCTGCCCCGGCTAAGCAGCCGCCCGCCTACCCGAAGCAGACACCTCCCCacgccttccccagccctggccaggagATCTACCAGGTGCCCCCCTCCCTGGGCCAAGCAGCAGAGGCGTACCCCGGGGGTTCTGCCAGCCCCCCCCAGGATGTCTACCAGGTTCCTCCCTCGGCCAGTCAGGCTCAAGACATCTACCAGGTGCCCCCGTCGTTGGACATGAGGAGCTGGGAAGGTCACAAACCCCAGGGAAAG GTGCTGGTACCCACTCGCGTCGGGCAAGTGTACGTCTACGACTCCCCCAAGGGCGAGCAGGATGAGTACGATTTCCCTCGTCACCTCCTCTCTGCGGGCTCCCAGGAGATATATGATGTGCCGCCTGTCCGAGGGGGGGTCCCAAGCCAGTTCAGCCAGGAG gTCTATGACACTCCCCCCATGGCAGTGAAGGGTCCCAATGGGCAGGACCCAGGGCAGGAGATCTATGACGTGCCCCCCAGTGTGGAGAAGAACCTGCACCAAACT GTGTACGATGTCCCCCCATCGGTGAGCAAGGACGTGCCTGATGGCCCAGCACGGGAGGAGACCTATGATGTGCCCCCTGCCTTTGCCAAGCAGAAAGCCTTTGACCCCTCCCGCCACCCCCTCATCCTGGCCCAGCAGGAGCCCTACTTGCCAGAGGATGTCTATGACGTGCCACCAGCAGCCGGGAAAGGTGTCTCCGAGCCACCACTCACCCATGAGATCTACGACGTGCCCCCCAGCCTCAAGAAGCTGGGGGGGTCAGCATTCCCCTCCCAGGAGGTGTACGACGTGCCCCGAGACCTGCACGCCCCAGGCAAGGGCTCCCTGGACACAGAGGGCGAGTACATCTATGATGTCCCACCACAAGTGGACCGTGAGGCCAAGGGCGCTGATGCCAAACGCCTCTCTGcctccagcacaggcagcacccgCAGCAACATCTCCACATCCTCGCTGGACGTGGTGCCTGTGAAGGAGCCGGCCAAGGGAGCCAGCAAAGAGTTCTCCCTGGACTTGGACGCCGCCATGGAGACACTGGCCAAGCTCCAGCATGGTGTCGGCGGCGCCGTCTCCTACCTCATGTCCTTCATCGGTGCCAACTGGCGCAGCCCTGAGCACATGGAGGCCAATGCCGCCAGCATCCGCGGGGCAGCCGAGGGTGTCCGGACGGCCCTCCGGGACCTGCTGGAGTTTGCCCGGGGGGCAGTGGGCAATGCTGCACAGGCCTCTGACCGTTCCCTCTATGCCAAGCTCAGCAAGCAGCTGCAGAAGATGGAGGAGGTCTACCAGGCCCTGGCACGGCATGGCCAAGCGCTGGATGCTTGCCACTGGGCCCCAAGCGCCCTGGCCAGTGGCAAGCCGGGTACGGATGACTTGGAGCACTTTGTCATGCACTCACGTGGCGTCCCCGATGACACCAAGCAGTTGGCCTCCTTCCTGCACGGCAACGCCTCCCTCCTCTTCAAACGGACAAAGCCGGTGGCGGAGAGCGGTGGCCATGGGCCCCCTCACCCCTCCGACAAGGCTAGCAGCATCCAGTCGcggcccctgccctccccgcccaAGCTGCTGGCCCAGGAGTCGCCCGATGGGCCCTACGAGAACAGCGAGAGTGGCTGGATGGAGGATTACGACTACGTTCATCTCCAG ggCAAGGAGGAGTTTGAGAAGACccagaaggagctgctggagaaagGCAACATCATCCGGCAGAGCAAGGACCAGCTGGAGCACCAGCAG CTGAAGCAGTTCGAGCGGCTGGAGCAGGAGGTGACGCGCCCCATCGACAATGACCTGTCCAACTGGAGCCCCCCCCAGCACTACAGCCCGGCACGGGGTGGCGGGGCCCTGTGTCCTGCCGACCGCCAGCTCCTCCTCTTCTACCTGGAGCAGTGCGAGGCCAACCTCACCACGCTCACCAATGCCGTTGACGCCTTCTTCACCGCTGTCAGCACCAACCAACCCCCCAAGATCTTTGTGGCCCACAGCAAGTTTGTCATCCTCAGTGCCCACAAGCTCGTTTTCATCGGGGACACGCTGTCCCGCCAGGCCAAGGCCCAGGACGTCCAGCACAAGGTGATGCACTACAGCAACCTCCTCTGTGAGATGCTCAAGGAGATTGTGGTGACCACCAAGGCGGCTGCCCTCCACTatccttctcctgctgcctctaAGGACATGGTGGAGCGTGTCAAGGACCTTGCCAACAGCACACAGCAGTTCAGGATGGTGCTGGGCCAGCTGGCAGCCATGTGA
- the BCAR1 gene encoding breast cancer anti-estrogen resistance protein 1 isoform X3 codes for MAPNVLAKALYDNVAESPDELSFRKGDIMTVLERNTQGLDGWWLCSLHGRQGIVPGNRLKILVGMYDKKQQQQQAPGPAQGQAPPQPPVPQPALPYHHQGGYTPLSPASQYTPMHPAYAPQGDNVYLMPVPSKGQQGLYPGSVPAGQFPPAPAKQPPAYPKQTPPHAFPSPGQEIYQVPPSLGQAAEAYPGGSASPPQDVYQVPPSASQAQDIYQVPPSLDMRSWEGHKPQGKVLVPTRVGQVYVYDSPKGEQDEYDFPRHLLSAGSQEIYDVPPVRGGVPSQFSQEVYDTPPMAVKGPNGQDPGQEIYDVPPSVEKNLHQTVYDVPPSVSKDVPDGPAREETYDVPPAFAKQKAFDPSRHPLILAQQEPYLPEDVYDVPPAAGKGVSEPPLTHEIYDVPPSLKKLGGSAFPSQEVYDVPRDLHAPGKGSLDTEGEYIYDVPPQVDREAKGADAKRLSASSTGSTRSNISTSSLDVVPVKEPAKGASKEFSLDLDAAMETLAKLQHGVGGAVSYLMSFIGANWRSPEHMEANAASIRGAAEGVRTALRDLLEFARGAVGNAAQASDRSLYAKLSKQLQKMEEVYQALARHGQALDACHWAPSALASGKPGTDDLEHFVMHSRGVPDDTKQLASFLHGNASLLFKRTKPVAESGGHGPPHPSDKASSIQSRPLPSPPKLLAQESPDGPYENSESGWMEDYDYVHLQGKEEFEKTQKELLEKGNIIRQSKDQLEHQQLKQFERLEQEVTRPIDNDLSNWSPPQHYSPARGGGALCPADRQLLLFYLEQCEANLTTLTNAVDAFFTAVSTNQPPKIFVAHSKFVILSAHKLVFIGDTLSRQAKAQDVQHKVMHYSNLLCEMLKEIVVTTKAAALHYPSPAASKDMVERVKDLANSTQQFRMVLGQLAAM; via the exons AACGTGCTGGCCAAGGCGCTCTACGACAACGTGGCCGAGTCCCCGGACGAGCTCTCCTTCCGCAAGGGCGACATCATGACGGTGCTGGAGCGCAACACGCAGGGGCTGGACGGCTGGTGGCTCTGCTCGCTCCACGGCCGTCAGGGCATCGTCCCCGGGAACCGCCTCAAGATCCTGGTAGGGATGTAcgacaagaagcagcagcagcagcaagcgcCTGGCCCGGCACAGGGGCAGGCACCGCCGCAGCCGCCGGTGCCCCAGCCGGCTCTGCCTTACCACCACCAAGGGGGCTACACCCCGCTATCGCCTGCCTCGCAGTACACCCCCATGCACCCTGCTTATGCCCCTCAAGGGGACAACGTCTACCTGATGCCGGTCCCCAGCAAGGGACAGCAGGGTCTCTACCCTGGCTCTGTGCCCGCTGGACAGTTTCCGCCTGCCCCGGCTAAGCAGCCGCCCGCCTACCCGAAGCAGACACCTCCCCacgccttccccagccctggccaggagATCTACCAGGTGCCCCCCTCCCTGGGCCAAGCAGCAGAGGCGTACCCCGGGGGTTCTGCCAGCCCCCCCCAGGATGTCTACCAGGTTCCTCCCTCGGCCAGTCAGGCTCAAGACATCTACCAGGTGCCCCCGTCGTTGGACATGAGGAGCTGGGAAGGTCACAAACCCCAGGGAAAG GTGCTGGTACCCACTCGCGTCGGGCAAGTGTACGTCTACGACTCCCCCAAGGGCGAGCAGGATGAGTACGATTTCCCTCGTCACCTCCTCTCTGCGGGCTCCCAGGAGATATATGATGTGCCGCCTGTCCGAGGGGGGGTCCCAAGCCAGTTCAGCCAGGAG gTCTATGACACTCCCCCCATGGCAGTGAAGGGTCCCAATGGGCAGGACCCAGGGCAGGAGATCTATGACGTGCCCCCCAGTGTGGAGAAGAACCTGCACCAAACT GTGTACGATGTCCCCCCATCGGTGAGCAAGGACGTGCCTGATGGCCCAGCACGGGAGGAGACCTATGATGTGCCCCCTGCCTTTGCCAAGCAGAAAGCCTTTGACCCCTCCCGCCACCCCCTCATCCTGGCCCAGCAGGAGCCCTACTTGCCAGAGGATGTCTATGACGTGCCACCAGCAGCCGGGAAAGGTGTCTCCGAGCCACCACTCACCCATGAGATCTACGACGTGCCCCCCAGCCTCAAGAAGCTGGGGGGGTCAGCATTCCCCTCCCAGGAGGTGTACGACGTGCCCCGAGACCTGCACGCCCCAGGCAAGGGCTCCCTGGACACAGAGGGCGAGTACATCTATGATGTCCCACCACAAGTGGACCGTGAGGCCAAGGGCGCTGATGCCAAACGCCTCTCTGcctccagcacaggcagcacccgCAGCAACATCTCCACATCCTCGCTGGACGTGGTGCCTGTGAAGGAGCCGGCCAAGGGAGCCAGCAAAGAGTTCTCCCTGGACTTGGACGCCGCCATGGAGACACTGGCCAAGCTCCAGCATGGTGTCGGCGGCGCCGTCTCCTACCTCATGTCCTTCATCGGTGCCAACTGGCGCAGCCCTGAGCACATGGAGGCCAATGCCGCCAGCATCCGCGGGGCAGCCGAGGGTGTCCGGACGGCCCTCCGGGACCTGCTGGAGTTTGCCCGGGGGGCAGTGGGCAATGCTGCACAGGCCTCTGACCGTTCCCTCTATGCCAAGCTCAGCAAGCAGCTGCAGAAGATGGAGGAGGTCTACCAGGCCCTGGCACGGCATGGCCAAGCGCTGGATGCTTGCCACTGGGCCCCAAGCGCCCTGGCCAGTGGCAAGCCGGGTACGGATGACTTGGAGCACTTTGTCATGCACTCACGTGGCGTCCCCGATGACACCAAGCAGTTGGCCTCCTTCCTGCACGGCAACGCCTCCCTCCTCTTCAAACGGACAAAGCCGGTGGCGGAGAGCGGTGGCCATGGGCCCCCTCACCCCTCCGACAAGGCTAGCAGCATCCAGTCGcggcccctgccctccccgcccaAGCTGCTGGCCCAGGAGTCGCCCGATGGGCCCTACGAGAACAGCGAGAGTGGCTGGATGGAGGATTACGACTACGTTCATCTCCAG ggCAAGGAGGAGTTTGAGAAGACccagaaggagctgctggagaaagGCAACATCATCCGGCAGAGCAAGGACCAGCTGGAGCACCAGCAG CTGAAGCAGTTCGAGCGGCTGGAGCAGGAGGTGACGCGCCCCATCGACAATGACCTGTCCAACTGGAGCCCCCCCCAGCACTACAGCCCGGCACGGGGTGGCGGGGCCCTGTGTCCTGCCGACCGCCAGCTCCTCCTCTTCTACCTGGAGCAGTGCGAGGCCAACCTCACCACGCTCACCAATGCCGTTGACGCCTTCTTCACCGCTGTCAGCACCAACCAACCCCCCAAGATCTTTGTGGCCCACAGCAAGTTTGTCATCCTCAGTGCCCACAAGCTCGTTTTCATCGGGGACACGCTGTCCCGCCAGGCCAAGGCCCAGGACGTCCAGCACAAGGTGATGCACTACAGCAACCTCCTCTGTGAGATGCTCAAGGAGATTGTGGTGACCACCAAGGCGGCTGCCCTCCACTatccttctcctgctgcctctaAGGACATGGTGGAGCGTGTCAAGGACCTTGCCAACAGCACACAGCAGTTCAGGATGGTGCTGGGCCAGCTGGCAGCCATGTGA